AGATTATCACGACTGTGAAGGACGGCCCAGACTCACCTTTCCCTTCATTAAAGTCAGTACAAAGTCTACACTAGATGTAAATGTGAGTTCATGACGCTCCACTCTGAGCTGAAACTCTGCTCCAGCTTCTTTTACCTCCTGAAGTGAGGAGACGCCCACAGACCTCAGGGAGCCACCAGCTGACTGAGGCCATCAACAGAAACCAGCCTGGTGCCTCTCAACCGTTAATCCTGAATTGGTGCTCATATTGAGTCCAGACAGAAATGTACCACTGAACACCTAAACTATGTGCATATGAGGTTGTATAACATATATAACAGTtaccaacaaaatgaaatgggattaaaatatattcacatgGTGATGGGCTCCCCAACAGAGGACACAAGAAGACGACCTGAGAATCCTACATCTAGGACGAACACCTCATCACCTCAGTGCACCTGAACGTGTGAGAGCTGTAAAACACCTGTGACGTCACTCATTCAGTGAAAACAGCCGTCGGGTTTCAGACCAAAACGATGTTGATGTGCAAATGATGTATGAGAAAATGTGCAATGTGCAGAGGAGATGATCCGAACACTGTTACTATCACAGCATGAATGTGACGGATGAAGGTCGATGTGGAAGCTTTGAGTTAATATAATGTGGAGCATCCATCAGGTAGGACAAGAGTCTGTgtcagcggggggggggggtaagacAATACTGGCTCAATATCAGCTAAGTGATTTGGTCGACCTCTGGACCTTGCCTGACACCACTTGCCAGTAGAAGTCTCCTCCTATAAACACTGAAGGTCCTGGATCATTAGTGCCCTCTAGTGAGAAATCTGAGAGTTGCAGACCCCTTCTCTTTAACTCCTCTTGTAAGGGTTTGCCAGGGACACaatacagaacagaacactCCTTGACAACATCTCAGACTATATATGACATATAAAACCCTTTTGGGGCCCAGAAAACTTAATATCaataagtgaaaaataaattaatggaCAGTTAAGACATTACAGCATAGTGTGGGGTTCCCCTCAGTCATAGAGGGATCCTGCTATAGGTAGCCACCtcctcacaaacacatcagCCTTCAATTGTAATTGAGCGGTTAAGGCCTCCATTTCATACACCTCCCTCAGCTTCTGTTTCCACTGAGCCACTGCAGGTGGCTGTGGATTCATCCAATTTATTGTCACCATTTTCCTGGCAGTCATCAAGAGTATATGTAATAGGTACTTTTGTTCTCTGGTGTTCATGTCTTCAGGAGTTAGATCTAAAAGAAACTGACTTGGGGTGAATAGTAAATCAGTTTTGCCAGGGACCTTTATCACAGCACTGCACACTTGAGCGGTTTCCATCTCGATTCTCTGCTGTGGATTCCACACATTTTCCATTCACACCTTCACAATGTGGCGCTGTACTGTCGCAGGTGGATCCAAAGGTATGTGGGTTCAGTGTCTCTCGTCTTACCGCTGGTGATCTTAGTGCTTTCACTACATCCTCATGGACGAAGCTTCTCTGGCTCCATCCGTCTAACAGGCAGTGCACCACCTTTTCTCCCTGCTGGACCGCCTGCCTGTGCTTTCACTGTCTGGAGCAATACTGTGTTCTGCATGTCAGCTTTCAGTTTTACTGTCCtgacacagataaacacaacaGCCTCTGTATTGCTACCGTTAGCATCTGTTTTAGCTTCTGtcttatggcgcgtttccactagtacctactcagtTCGACTCGACTtgactcggtttggttgcgtttccaccagcGCTAGTttctggtaccaggtactattttagtacctcctctgtCGGGGTTCccagcgagctgagtcgagctgaaaatgtgacgtcaccagactgcaggccactgattggccagggagcggcgtcacttgatgagtcacgagagcgactcgttcacaagaatcaaacctgtcatttttattattcctgtgaacgaggtaaacggatccacacaaaccaaacgctccacgtcctcagttgtgtttgtttgtgccgtatacaaattacaccACCGGAGTTTCTGGacgccttgctatgacgacccccccactttgaggtggtacgaagctgtaatggaaacacaaccaaaccgagtcgagttgagtaggtactagtggaaacgcgccattagcTTCATTTAGCTCACAAACTGACTCATGATGTCTGCGACCACACGGGGCACATGAATTTGTTTTGGGCCTTGGCAAACATAACATCTTCCCATCTTCCTCAGTTTCTCCTTGCGAGCAGACACAGACTTCTCTGGACAATGTTCTGGTTTGTGGTTCTCACCGTCATAACTCACACAGGTCTGACAGCCACTACTTGCTGTGAGTACACTCCACTTCTGTGGTTTGTTCTCACGGAAAGGGGTCATTTTACCAAGTGATCTGTTGTTGGTCTGAGTGTCCCTTTGTGTGATACCTGGTCTGGTAAGCTGcagcgctctctctctgctttggaCCTCCTTTCCAGGAACTGGATGAGCTCAAGCACTCTCCATTCACCACTGGAGTCTGACTGGCGGGTGTAAGCCAATGCTTCATCTTCTGGTATGAGCTGTAACAGCACTGGGCACAACAGACAGCCATGTGTCACTGTGAACTCCTAATGATTCCACACTGCGAATTTGTATTTCACATTCACCATAGAGGTGCCTGAGAGCTGCTACAGCTGATGATTTCTTCACTGGAGCCAGGCCGAGCACTTTGGACATGTGTGCACTGAGTACAATGTCCTTTCTTCCAACACGGTTCTCCAGTAGTTCTTCTGCCGCATCATCATTTCCATCAGTCACAGTaagtcctgctgcagctcttaCTGCTGCTCCAGTCAAATAGGACTTCAAGTGGGTGAACCTTTCTCTCTTAGACAGGGAATCGTTGTCATGAATTGATTTCTCTCTGACTAGCTTGGGCAGTTTAACAGTCTGTGTATACGGTGATTTGGCTGAACTGTTGCTTGCACCGCTCACTAGGTCATGTGCCTTCTGAATCAGTCCGGTGGCGTCCTGGTAGTCCTGAGCCTTTTCAACCCGTCTCCAGTTCATCAGTAGCCGTTTCGTCCTCAGTGCCTTTGTCCAAGTCTGTTAAACTTTCCTCCTTGATCGACAGTACTGCCAGCTTTTCACGAAGTCTATCACAGTCAGGTTCCACCTCTTCAATGTGAGTCAACAGCTTTGTTGTCGAGGCacttcttcttcatctgttccATGTGCTCAGTCATTTCTGCATCAAGGTACGGTTAGCTAGCGGTAACTTCCCACTTCAATAAAGTTCAGTCTGAAAACTTGACTTCCCTCCAGGGTTTCAGCACCAAAGTGTTGTGTCACAGAAGCTTCTTCTAATGACCAAGAACCACATCGGTATCtttctttctgaacattttactgaacaTATGCAGCAGCATTACAAAGAGTAAAAGAAGGTGTCAAACAAAACGAGCGTCTGCCTCTCACCAGGGTTCAATTTGTGATCAACTAACCTAGTGTCAACATAAATAGGTCATGTGAGGTcatgtgaggtgtgtgagtgtgtgtgagtgtgtgtgtgtgtgtgaatgtgtgagtgtgtgtgtgtgtgtgtgtgtgtgagtgtgtgagtgtgtgtgtgtgtgtgagtgtgtgtgagtgtgtgtgtgtgtgtgtgagtgtgtgagtgtgtgtgtgtgtgtgtgagtgtgtgtgagtgtgtgtgtgtgtgtgtgagtgtgtgagtgtgagtgtgtgtgtgtgtgtgtgtgtgtgtgtgtgagtgaatgtgtgagtgtgagtgtgtgtgtgtatgtgtgagtgtgagtgtgagtgtgtgtgtgtgtgtgtgtgtgtgtgtgtgtgtgtgtgtgtgtgtgagtgtgtgtgtgtgtgtgtgagtgtgtgtgagtgtgagtgtgtgtgagtgtgtgtgtgtgtgaatgtgtgagtgtgagtgtgtgtgtgtgtgtgtgtgtgtgtgtgaatgtgtgagtgtgagagtgtgtgtgtgtgtgtgtgtgtgtgagtgtgtgtgtgtgtgtgattgttaaTACTCTTCGTCcaacagagacactgaggatcCTTCAGACCAGATCCTGAACCCAGCATACAGAGGCTCAGTGAAGGTGGtcctgaaggtgtggaggtggatcagtgagtcagaggagactctgtagaaggacagagagccgACAGGACAGTCCAGGTACACTGCTACTgtaccagaggaggaggaggaggaggaggaggaggaggaggaggagatggttgTTGCTTTGTCATTGTGCCTGACATAGTAACCACGACCTGAACAGATCAGACTCCAGGACTGATCATTATATCCAAACACACAGTCCTTAATGTTTCCACTCCTCTTGATTCCTCTGTAACTCACAGCTAcatccacccctcctctccactccacctcccagtagcagcgaccagtcagaccttctctgcacagcagctgttcCCAGTTCTTAAATCTCTCTGGATGATCAGGATATGGCTGCTCCTTCACCTCCACTGTCACCTtcctgttgttgtcagacagtttgatCCTTCTgtccactgtgtttgtgtccactgagagttcacaggaatctgatggagagaagaagacaccaaacagcagcaggttatcaGTTAGTCACAGTCACTTAGtgagactgattgattgattgattgattgattgattgacctgCTGTCGTCTTTAATGCAGCACCAGAGTGAATTCTGCCTTCAGCTAACTATCAATGTGGtacttttggttttagttattaagttaattattgatcacaattccaaattgatactttagtattttatgagactgaatcaattaaaactttttcctcgtttatcgaggtggactttatacAAAGTTCcattgatttaaataattattgattatctttgatagttattaattatttctgagcCAAATTGACCCATTTGTTAATCCCCAAcacagtcatattgatcagtgtcagtcacattgatcagtgtcagtcacattgatcaggatcagtcatattgatcagtatcagtcacattgatcagtcatattgatcaggatcagtcatattgaacagtcagtcatattgatcaggatcagccacattgatcagtatcagtcgtattgatcagtcatattgatcagtgtcagtcaaattgatcagtatcagtcatattgatcaggatcagtcacattgatcagtgtcagtcacattgatcatgatcagtcacattgatcagtatcagtcatattgatcagtatcagtcatattgatcagtatcagtcacaacATTGGTTATGAATTAGCTCTATATAAAGAAAGGTTGATTGATAAAGACGATTAATTGCGtctatatttattaaatgttcatcagtcaaagaaacaaagtgacaggTTGTCATCTGTAGCTGACTAgaaggctgcagtgtggagtCTGTAAATATCTTTAAACATCAGATTGTGAGCTGCTCTGTTCTCATGAATGAGTCTGaatccacactcacacttcctcaGACCAGGTTTCAGCCTGTGTTCTCCACCATGGTCcatcctgcaggaagaaacagtcagaggatgaaaacaggaacatttcatATAGAGATGGTTTGTCTCAGTATTATTACTGAACAtgttctgcaaataaaacacaacttccacaataaaacctgtgaatatatcaaatgaatctacagagaaatgaaaagtgttTCTGAACTTCTTCCCAACATTAAAACTTTCAAACTGATATTTGTGAATCcttgaatttcagacaaacGTCCCACCAAAGTAAGAGCACGCCGTCTCTACGAGCTGTTGAGAAAACAACCAGCGATAAATGATGCGTTCAGTGTTTCATCACGTTAATGTGACGCtgattattagtgtgtgttcatttgttctggAGACGTTCTAGCACAcgcacttctgtctgaggatgcTCGTGGgcttgtgctgcttcttcagaaaTACTTCTGCTTCTGACGCAGCAGCACAAGAAAGCTGGACGTCTTTCCCTCCCTTATCTTCATGTTTAACCTTCAGTATCTAGTGAGGactggaagctgcagcagcgacagcaggcgagcaaacagctgctgtgctgttagTCAGACACAacaatcccagcatgcaacgTCTGCCGAGTAAAAATAAACGTCAAACTTAAGTCAGTCACTTGAACACTATTGTTAGTGCGTGTGGTCTGTTAGCAAAGACGTTTAGCTCAGCATTAGCTGTCTAATGCTAGCTTGGCGCTAGCATGGTAGCTAAGGGAGGTTAACTAGACTAGACTGGAGTTCtatgaatattttgaaaagtgtttattttctatGCCACGTGTTTATATTGCTTTGCCATAATATCTAAAAACTGTTGGTTAACTTCCTCATCCACATTCCACCGCCACCATCTGCCGGCTAACGGTGCAGGCAGGCTACAGGTTGTTGTACTTGTACTACTTGTTACACTACTTTtgaattatattgtttttatttctgaaatctgtgttttctgatcCTTGTTATATTTGCAAAATATTTGAGTTTAcaaatcttttttgtttttgtggaaggtgttttatatttatagattacacattcacacacagattgttGAGCTTTTCACACAAATAACATTGGGACACATTTTTCTCTATAATTAGTAACGAGAAAGCACCAACACCATGTTTTGGCTCTTTTCATACCTGAGAGTGTCCAGTCTCCACTGTGGatcctccagtccagcagacagcagctccactgagtctcctggatggttgtagctcaggtccagctctctcagatgggaggggttggagctcagagctgaggccagagcagcacagccttcctcagtgaccagacagcctgacagcctggaatCAGGAAAGAGTTGGTACAATTtctcaatgaaaaaaagaactgcagGAAAATCCACACCTATTCTCAGACTGTTCTCATCACCAGATCATCAAATATTGTAGCATAGATAGTGAGAAAGTCTTCATAGGAAGGGGGTCAGattggagggatggatggatgaatcgGTCAGACACCAAACTttcagccaggagacagtttCACCCAAACCATCTTTTAACCAGGTGTTCATCATTCTTGCCTCATGATGAAGGTCCAGTAGACCTGTGGCGAGGTCAGAGTCCTGTGAATCTCATACAGATGCTAAACAGAGGTCAGCATTTGATGACATGGGAGTGAGAAATGTTTGGAGTGAAGGGCCagatcagtgtttctgaacatctaatgctgcagctgaagggtgCCTTGTGCGTCAGTACCAGACGCTGAGGGACGTGTCTTTGACGACCTGCTAATGAGAACAAGTTGGTATCTACTGAGTCGCTGGCTCATAGAcatacatcaaaaacagaaagccacacaaacactgatgctgTTATACAAACCAATAGAAACTATTCAGAGTTACAGTTACAACtcctttcctgttctgtttgtttggaacCATTTTTCACAGAGTTATAAGAGAAGAATGATCCCTCAGATGTGGAATCTTCTCATCAACATTAACCTGAGTGTAAACCAACGTTTTAATCAACTGATaaacagctgatctctgacctgagagtctccagtgtacagtgtggactCCCCAGTCCAGAAGACAggagcttcactcctgaatccttcaGGTTGTTatcactcaggtccagctctgtcagactggaggactgggagctgagaactgaggacagagctgcacagcttctctcagagaggttacagccactcagcctgaggAAGAATCAGAAATAccacaagcaaaatgtttcacttcacATCTTTAAACTTATTGGATAACATTGATTCTTGCGGTGATCCATCCACCTACAGAGCTTTGCTGGAGGCtctgaccactggcagcagcctcagaagagcctcctctgaagcagagtatttcttcaggtcaaacacgtccagatcTTCTCCTGATGACAGTAAGATGAAGgccagagctgaccactgagcaggagacagtttatctgtggagagacTTCCTGATCTCAGGGACTGTTGGACCTCCTCCACTAGAGAacgatcattcagttcattcagacagtggaacaggttgatgcttctctctggagacaGATCCTCACTGATCTTCTTCTTGATGTATCTGACTGTTTCAGGATTGGTGTCTGagctacttcctgtctgagtcAGCAGACCTCGTAGGagattctgattggtctgcagtgaaagacccaacaggaagcggaggaacaaatccaggtgtccatttggactcTGTAAGGCCTTTTTTACTGCAGTCTGGTAGAAATGTGTTCGTTTAGTTTTGGCTCGATGGACAATAGACCACCTGGATGCTGACTGTTCTTCTGACAGCAGATTGACTCCAGACttgatgaaggtcagatggacatgaagagcagccagaaactcctgaacgctcaggtggacgaagcagaacaccttgtcctggtacagtccgctctcctctctgaagatctgtgtgaacactcctgagtacacTGAGGCTGCTCTGATATCGATGCCacactctgtcaggtctgattcatagaagatcaggttccctttctgcagctgctcaaacgccagttttcccagagacttgatcatcttcctgctctctggactccagtGTGAATCTGTCTCAGAACTTCCATCATACTTGATGTTCTTCAGTTTGGTCTgaaccaccaggaagtggatgtacatctcagtcagggtcttgggcagctctcctctccttctcttcttcagcagaacctccagaactgtagcagtgatccagcagaagaccgggatgtggcacatgatgtggaggcttcgggatgtcttgatgtgggagatgattctgtcggcctgctcctcatctctgaacctcttcctgaagtactcctccttctgagggtcagtgaaccctctgacctctgtcaccatgccaacacactcagcagggatctgattggctgctgcaggtcgtgtggttatccagaggcgagcagagggaagcagattccccctgatgaggtttgtcagcagcacatccactgaggtggactctgtcacatcagtcagggtCTCATTGTTgaggaagtccagaggaagtcgacactcgtccagaccgtcgaagatgaagacgacctggaactcttcaaacctgcagattcctgcatctttggtttcactaaagaatcgatgaacaagttccaccaagctgcacttttcctctttcagcacattcagctgtctgaaggtgaaaggaaacatgaactgtatgtcctggttggctttgtcttcagcccagtccagagtgaacttctgcgttaagactgttttcccgatgccggccactccctttgtcatcactgttctgattggttcctCTCTTCCAGGTGGGGCTTTGAACACGTCCTCACACctgatggttgtttctggtctgtctggtttcctggaagctgtttcaatctgtctgacctcatgttcatcattgacctctgcagcccccccctctgtgatgtggagctctgtgtagatctggTTCAGCAGCGTTGGGTTTCCTGCTGTAGCGAcgccctcaaacacactctggaaCCTCTTCTTCAGGGTAGACTTGAGTTTACTTTGGCATGCACGAGCAGGAGTCTCTGAAAAAACACCAGGTTGAATCAGTAAGTTGATGCACATCTGatggaaacatttcagcattGATGCAGAGAGACGTCATTGATGTGATACaaatatttcaatcaatcaatcatctcaaGCTCTTAAAATCCTCTTACTGCTCTGCAGACgctcagccagctcctcctgcttcattCCCCTCAGGAAGTCCACAGTGATCCTCAGAaatgcctctctgctgctcctcctctgctcttcatcttcactctgaCTGTCGAGGTTTTCTGAATAATCTGGACTTAAAACCTTCTGGAACCTTTTCAGCTCGTTTGTCAcgaaactgaaaatgttcttttcaagcagctggaaaaaaggaaaaataacaattacAATTTAATCCCAACTTGTTGACCACACCACTCTGTGCctttctcatccctctggttcctatggatcctggtcctggttctcctgctgtggttctctggcttcatgaatcagtgatgtggatcgtcggccactcgtcatgtgtttctccccgttaaaggggagttcttcctccactgtgtcctaatctaatctctgagctgctctgtggggattcttgaatccttcctgttgaattcctgaatctttggtctctgaatgaaagagtttgttctgagctgctctttatggaaacagtctgagagaacgctGCTATGAACTGGAGCTGCagagataaagattgattgattggttgactTTGAGGTTCACCACTTTTTATAAACCCACGCCTGTCAGTCTGTTTCCACCCAGACGACCCTCAGGTTTGCTCAGtacaacacatcacattcaGACTCCTAAAACTGGTCAGAGATTCTCTAAGAATCTCTTTGTAATTCAAGAAATGTCTTTGTCACAGCTGTGCAGGTAGCCGCTTATCCTTTGTTACCAAACACCTTTCCCACCATCCTGAATTCATGCAGCATTTCTACGGCCGCCCTGAGGCCGACCAGGGCAAGTTACGACCCACGGGTAAAATGTGACCCACTGAAAGGTTCCATGTGGCCAGCAAGGCCATCATGAGCacttatattataaaatattggAATTAATATCCAACAGTTATCACTACTTTTAGATTCATTTGATGAAGTTCATTCATGCACtgaaaaaagctcatttttcCTTGGGAAGatttaaaactgattaaaactgttcaaactgATGGGTTCCCTGTGGAATGGTTTAAGGCTTTCAAGGACAGGCTTACTCCCCACCTGGGCAGGACCTACAACTATAGTTTTAACATTGCTCACCATTTACCAGAATCATTGTCATTGGCCAACATTTG
The Pempheris klunzingeri isolate RE-2024b chromosome 4, fPemKlu1.hap1, whole genome shotgun sequence genome window above contains:
- the LOC139200266 gene encoding protein NLRC3-like; translation: MDRCEEGGPPSKTTLWGDHDGRTEAQSPQKQHRPGPGPGPGPEPGPGPGPGPGPSCLSLRSDRSMKLPLDFKGRLSSETQVHQDNLDVPSGESVLQHHTDLDSIFMLLEKNIFSFVTNELKRFQKVLSPDYSENLDSQSEDEEQRRSSREAFLRITVDFLRGMKQEELAERLQSKTPARACQSKLKSTLKKRFQSVFEGVATAGNPTLLNQIYTELHITEGGAAEVNDEHEVRQIETASRKPDRPETTIRCEDVFKAPPGREEPIRTVMTKGVAGIGKTVLTQKFTLDWAEDKANQDIQFMFPFTFRQLNVLKEEKCSLVELVHRFFSETKDAGICRFEEFQVVFIFDGLDECRLPLDFLNNETLTDVTESTSVDVLLTNLIRGNLLPSARLWITTRPAAANQIPAECVGMVTEVRGFTDPQKEEYFRKRFRDEEQADRIISHIKTSRSLHIMCHIPVFCWITATVLEVLLKKRRRGELPKTLTEMYIHFLVVQTKLKNIKYDGSSETDSHWSPESRKMIKSLGKLAFEQLQKGNLIFYESDLTECGIDIRAASVYSGVFTQIFREESGLYQDKVFCFVHLSVQEFLAALHVHLTFIKSGVNLLSEEQSASRWSIVHRAKTKRTHFYQTAVKKALQSPNGHLDLFLRFLLGLSLQTNQNLLRGLLTQTGSSSDTNPETVRYIKKKISEDLSPERSINLFHCLNELNDRSLVEEVQQSLRSGSLSTDKLSPAQWSALAFILLSSGEDLDVFDLKKYSASEEALLRLLPVVRASSKALLSGCNLSERSCAALSSVLSSQSSSLTELDLSDNNLKDSGVKLLSSGLGSPHCTLETLRLSGCLVTEEGCAALASALSSNPSHLRELDLSYNHPGDSVELLSAGLEDPQWRLDTLRMDHGGEHRLKPGLRKYSCELSVDTNTVDRRIKLSDNNRKVTVEVKEQPYPDHPERFKNWEQLLCREGLTGRCYWEVEWRGGVDVAVSYRGIKRSGNIKDCVFGYNDQSWSLICSGRGYYVRHNDKATTISSSSSSSSSSSSSGTVAVYLDCPVGSLSFYRVSSDSLIHLHTFRTTFTEPLYAGFRIWSEGSSVSLLDEEY